The Streptomyces sp. NBC_01244 genome has a segment encoding these proteins:
- a CDS encoding ParB/RepB/Spo0J family partition protein yields MTAIAEEITSTEATASPNDAENMALIWLDPRAIQAGRNIRPVDLDPAFVGSIRERGVLEPVTVVSDDLLGYSLVFGFHRHAAAVEAGLDRIPAIVRSDISTNAAKIIEQLTENIHRSDMRPSDIAAAYDQLALEGLDVDEISRQVSQDKTKVAASLRLHKMPQAARDAADAGQLDLEQSMGLAEFENDSKVYARLMKAVASGGNLKYALATERRRKKNRESKAKAKATLLLAGVNVVPQPSWESKAVRLRSIRNGEETHTAETHAQCPGHAAHLSEEGAITYVCREPKKYGHEVLGYYKHLSEEEQSARDAADQAEEERKEARSIAGQVRRDYVAELARVNKVPKGLYKAVVTNLFAFGLTENTDRARLGDAFSLLGANPAKDVPLAESMRRRVDRTPEHKLPLVMFAQLAVLAETNMQHSAYRYRFNIDFAIAWLELLSTYGYTLTEPEEEMLAEMRKQREERDAPEPQDEEEQDEQDEEDDVQQDDEAPSAEVIEAAAAPDGEPTEAPEPEVAPDDESDEDEDPAEEPENGDHAAAGAGMSLAA; encoded by the coding sequence ATGACCGCCATCGCCGAAGAGATCACCTCCACCGAAGCGACCGCATCGCCCAACGACGCCGAGAACATGGCGCTCATCTGGCTCGACCCCCGCGCTATCCAGGCCGGACGGAACATCCGGCCCGTCGATCTCGACCCCGCGTTCGTCGGCTCCATCCGGGAGCGCGGCGTCCTGGAGCCCGTCACCGTCGTCAGCGACGACCTTCTCGGCTACTCCCTCGTCTTCGGCTTCCACCGCCACGCCGCCGCCGTCGAAGCAGGACTCGACCGTATCCCCGCGATCGTCCGCAGCGACATCAGCACCAACGCCGCGAAGATCATCGAGCAGCTCACCGAGAACATCCACCGCTCCGATATGCGGCCGAGCGACATCGCCGCCGCCTACGACCAGCTCGCGCTCGAAGGCCTCGACGTAGACGAGATCTCCCGCCAGGTGTCCCAGGACAAGACCAAGGTCGCGGCCTCCCTGCGGCTCCACAAGATGCCCCAGGCCGCGCGAGATGCTGCGGATGCCGGGCAGCTCGACCTGGAACAGTCGATGGGTCTCGCCGAGTTCGAGAACGACTCCAAGGTGTATGCCCGGCTCATGAAGGCCGTCGCGAGCGGCGGCAACCTGAAATACGCGTTGGCGACCGAGCGCCGCCGGAAGAAGAACCGGGAGTCGAAGGCCAAGGCGAAGGCGACGCTCCTGCTCGCCGGAGTCAACGTCGTCCCGCAGCCGAGCTGGGAATCGAAGGCGGTGCGGCTCCGCAGCATCCGCAACGGCGAAGAGACCCACACGGCTGAGACGCACGCGCAGTGCCCCGGCCACGCCGCGCATCTCAGCGAGGAGGGCGCCATCACCTACGTGTGCCGCGAGCCGAAGAAGTACGGGCACGAGGTCCTGGGCTACTACAAGCACCTGAGTGAGGAGGAGCAGTCGGCCCGGGACGCCGCCGACCAGGCCGAGGAGGAGCGGAAGGAGGCCCGGAGCATCGCCGGGCAGGTGCGCCGGGACTACGTGGCCGAACTCGCCCGCGTGAACAAGGTGCCCAAGGGGCTCTACAAGGCCGTGGTCACCAACCTGTTCGCCTTCGGGCTGACCGAGAACACGGACCGTGCACGGCTCGGCGACGCGTTCAGCCTCCTTGGGGCCAACCCCGCCAAGGACGTGCCGCTCGCGGAGTCCATGCGGCGCCGGGTGGATCGCACGCCCGAGCACAAGCTCCCGCTCGTCATGTTCGCCCAGCTCGCCGTCCTCGCGGAGACGAACATGCAGCACAGCGCGTACCGCTACCGCTTCAACATCGACTTCGCCATCGCCTGGCTGGAACTGCTCAGCACGTACGGCTACACCCTCACCGAACCGGAGGAGGAGATGCTCGCCGAGATGCGGAAGCAGCGCGAGGAGCGCGACGCTCCCGAACCGCAGGACGAGGAAGAGCAGGACGAGCAAGACGAAGAGGATGACGTTCAGCAGGACGACGAGGCTCCGTCCGCCGAAGTGATCGAGGCCGCCGCTGCACCCGATGGTGAGCCGACCGAGGCCCCGGAGCCCGAGGTCGCGCCGGACGACGAGAGCGATGAGGACGAAGACCCGGCCGAGGAGCCCGAGAACGGCGACCATGCCGCAGCGGGGGCCGGTATGTCGCTGGCGGCCTGA
- a CDS encoding Mom family adenine methylcarbamoylation protein, with product MNGPEQLELMEPGAGDWCQRWENRMPSWKRTRDGGFDPGLHRVVRIPEAAAKSFTVTHHYSASWPVVRFAYGIQRRDQEPGPGEPDGGRLVGVLAFGVPMNIAVLHNAFPGLTPVREALELSRMVLRDSVASNGESWACAAAMALAAAEGIRGIVAHADPVPRTRMTPGGPVQVSPGHIGHVYGAGQGFAYLGLTRARRQIVLPDATVLTDRAAGKVRRDEVGRASVQRRLTGLGAVPRQEGEDGARWLAAALEAIGATTVAHGGCHRYARAIGPGRTRVRLGGTAYPAPRAQSSATTTE from the coding sequence GTGAACGGGCCGGAGCAGCTGGAGCTGATGGAGCCCGGCGCCGGAGACTGGTGCCAGCGATGGGAGAATCGGATGCCGTCGTGGAAGAGGACGCGGGACGGCGGCTTCGATCCGGGGCTGCACCGGGTAGTGCGGATCCCCGAGGCGGCCGCCAAGAGCTTCACGGTCACCCATCATTACAGTGCCAGCTGGCCTGTCGTGCGCTTCGCGTACGGGATCCAGCGCCGGGACCAGGAGCCCGGGCCCGGGGAGCCCGACGGCGGGCGGCTGGTCGGGGTGCTCGCCTTCGGGGTCCCGATGAACATCGCCGTTCTTCATAATGCCTTCCCGGGCCTCACCCCGGTACGCGAAGCCCTTGAGTTGTCGCGCATGGTGCTCCGGGACTCCGTTGCTTCAAACGGCGAGTCGTGGGCCTGTGCGGCCGCGATGGCGCTCGCCGCCGCCGAGGGGATCCGCGGGATCGTCGCCCACGCCGACCCCGTCCCCCGCACCCGGATGACCCCTGGCGGTCCCGTCCAGGTCTCTCCCGGCCACATCGGCCACGTGTACGGCGCCGGGCAGGGCTTCGCCTACCTGGGCCTCACCCGGGCCCGGCGCCAGATCGTGCTGCCCGACGCCACGGTGCTGACCGATCGCGCGGCCGGCAAGGTGCGCCGCGACGAGGTCGGACGGGCGTCGGTTCAGCGGCGTCTCACCGGTCTTGGCGCCGTCCCGCGGCAGGAAGGCGAGGACGGCGCCCGGTGGCTCGCCGCGGCGCTGGAGGCGATCGGCGCCACGACGGTGGCCCACGGCGGCTGCCACCGCTACGCGCGCGCCATCGGCCCCGGCCGCACCCGTGTCCGCCTCGGCGGCACCGCCTACCCCGCCCCCCGGGCACAGTCCTCCGCCACCACGACGGAGTAG
- a CDS encoding recombination directionality factor, which yields MAGRILNLQRQAAELGRLRTGWSVPTDKGRNRPVKSQTWIVSSHDRTRVQAAADLWGGTVERWSPQGNNPDQWRVITEAQSIEALFPPGDPLSQYNEKWGGGGCERRCDGITEKLSKKPCVCLDRHGENWYLLGPTQVCRATSRIKVILPDLPGIGVWRAETHSFYAANEWSGTVDMVVSGTGGRGVIPVGMRIEQRQRLADGKTKKFPVVVVEVRGTVRQALTGTIPGSELSPLPPAHLAIEPTGRDYAAEARKAPTADAAVAVYREAEAAGDMTDVLKAQLIAIGKEKRAAEKANAFVPKTPDVKVENAANDADEEPIDAEIVGPDDPEAVWFEIVTEAGERGWNSEHLAGQFAARHGGLSPDSADAPRLRAFLSELRETAA from the coding sequence ATGGCCGGACGAATCCTGAACCTCCAGCGGCAGGCCGCCGAACTCGGGCGGCTGCGCACCGGATGGAGCGTGCCCACCGACAAGGGCCGAAACCGGCCCGTGAAGTCCCAGACCTGGATCGTCTCCAGCCACGACCGCACCCGGGTGCAGGCCGCCGCCGACCTGTGGGGCGGCACGGTCGAGCGCTGGTCGCCGCAGGGGAACAACCCCGACCAGTGGAGGGTGATCACCGAAGCCCAGAGCATCGAAGCGCTCTTCCCGCCCGGCGACCCACTCTCGCAGTACAACGAGAAGTGGGGCGGCGGCGGCTGCGAGCGACGCTGCGACGGCATCACCGAGAAGCTGTCCAAGAAGCCGTGCGTCTGCCTCGACCGGCACGGAGAGAACTGGTACCTCCTCGGGCCCACGCAGGTGTGCCGGGCCACCAGCCGCATCAAGGTCATCCTCCCCGACCTCCCCGGCATCGGGGTGTGGCGAGCCGAGACGCACAGCTTCTACGCCGCGAACGAGTGGAGCGGCACCGTGGACATGGTCGTATCCGGCACCGGCGGCCGGGGAGTCATCCCCGTCGGCATGCGCATCGAGCAGCGCCAGCGCCTCGCCGACGGCAAGACCAAGAAGTTCCCCGTCGTGGTCGTCGAGGTCAGGGGCACCGTGCGCCAGGCCCTCACCGGAACGATCCCCGGGTCAGAGCTGAGCCCGCTGCCACCCGCGCACCTGGCCATCGAGCCGACCGGCCGGGACTACGCCGCCGAGGCCAGGAAGGCCCCCACGGCTGATGCCGCTGTCGCCGTCTACCGCGAAGCGGAGGCCGCCGGAGACATGACCGACGTCCTGAAGGCCCAGCTCATCGCCATCGGGAAGGAGAAGCGCGCCGCCGAGAAGGCCAACGCCTTCGTACCGAAGACACCGGATGTGAAGGTCGAGAACGCGGCGAACGACGCCGACGAGGAGCCCATCGACGCCGAGATCGTCGGCCCGGACGACCCCGAGGCCGTCTGGTTCGAGATCGTCACCGAAGCCGGGGAGCGCGGCTGGAACTCCGAACACCTCGCCGGGCAGTTCGCCGCCCGCCACGGAGGCCTCTCCCCCGACTCCGCCGACGCACCGCGACTGCGCGCCTTCCTGTCCGAACTCCGCGAGACCGCAGCTTGA
- a CDS encoding NUDIX hydrolase, with protein sequence MIPGFVSDLRKRVGPDHLLWLPGVVAAVIDEDQRVLLQRRSAADQRWTLLSGILEPGEDPAPAVVREVAEETGVRVVVERLVAVTNSPPVRHGNGDRAQYFEVLFACRPAEAGQAPQVCDDESYEVGWFPLDALPPMTERMRELIALVEKGETQAWFVPAP encoded by the coding sequence ATGATTCCTGGTTTTGTATCAGATCTGCGGAAACGGGTCGGCCCCGATCACCTGCTGTGGCTGCCGGGAGTCGTCGCAGCTGTCATCGACGAGGACCAGCGGGTGCTCTTGCAACGGCGATCTGCTGCGGACCAGCGGTGGACGCTGTTGAGCGGGATCCTTGAGCCCGGTGAAGATCCGGCCCCGGCGGTGGTGCGGGAGGTCGCGGAGGAGACCGGGGTGCGGGTCGTAGTGGAGCGACTGGTGGCGGTGACGAACTCCCCGCCAGTGCGGCACGGCAATGGGGACAGGGCCCAGTACTTCGAGGTCTTGTTCGCCTGCCGCCCGGCAGAGGCGGGGCAGGCGCCGCAGGTCTGTGATGACGAGTCCTACGAGGTCGGCTGGTTCCCGCTGGACGCCCTGCCGCCGATGACCGAGCGGATGCGGGAACTGATCGCTCTCGTCGAGAAGGGCGAGACCCAGGCCTGGTTCGTGCCGGCGCCGTGA
- a CDS encoding transcriptional regulator — translation MVAPGGIGVLLRTIREDADRTREQQGGLIARVHGRQFDEANLKRWETERRFPVPHWHSTIATVYGITVEQVRAAIATSQRYRKAQSDKENDVKRRNFGLAVVAAGASVLPGIAQAREGIDGALAGSAQGELEYLEAAFERHRGGYHGRSPDAVLTEMRQDLALLGQALARPHPVRERADLARTAAGIAGLVAIVQHDRGDQPDAHGWFSTAARAARESGDRRMTAWVLARQAMVPLNYGAPAAAAKIAAQARREAGRAPTAAGALAAAVTARSLAALGDKRGATAALEDVRALAERLDGDATADTWFGYPEQKHLVHLSQAYTLLGNTTAAYQAQDQALALTDSPSVMTRALLAMDTAACLRADGDPSAAAEMAARIFGQLPGPYREGLIRTRATTLHRTLTGRPQDLLGQALA, via the coding sequence ATGGTGGCTCCAGGCGGGATCGGCGTCTTACTCCGGACAATCCGCGAGGACGCCGACCGGACCCGGGAACAGCAGGGGGGTCTGATCGCGCGGGTGCACGGCCGGCAGTTTGATGAGGCGAACCTCAAACGGTGGGAGACGGAGCGGCGCTTTCCCGTCCCGCACTGGCACTCCACCATCGCCACCGTCTACGGGATCACCGTCGAGCAAGTGCGAGCGGCCATCGCCACGTCGCAGCGATACCGAAAGGCCCAGAGCGACAAGGAGAACGACGTGAAGCGACGCAACTTCGGCCTGGCGGTCGTGGCCGCCGGTGCCAGCGTGCTGCCCGGCATCGCGCAGGCCCGCGAGGGCATCGACGGTGCCCTGGCCGGCTCCGCCCAAGGGGAGCTCGAATACCTGGAGGCCGCGTTCGAGCGGCACCGCGGCGGGTACCACGGCCGGTCACCCGACGCCGTCCTCACCGAGATGCGCCAAGACCTTGCCCTCCTCGGCCAAGCCCTGGCCCGCCCCCACCCCGTACGCGAGCGCGCCGACCTTGCCCGGACCGCTGCGGGCATCGCCGGGCTGGTGGCCATCGTCCAGCACGACCGCGGTGACCAGCCCGACGCACATGGCTGGTTCAGCACAGCCGCCAGGGCTGCCCGCGAATCCGGTGACCGCCGCATGACTGCCTGGGTCCTCGCCCGCCAGGCCATGGTCCCGCTCAACTACGGTGCCCCCGCGGCCGCCGCCAAGATCGCCGCCCAGGCCCGCCGGGAAGCCGGGCGCGCCCCCACTGCGGCCGGCGCGCTCGCCGCCGCCGTCACTGCCCGTTCCCTGGCGGCCCTCGGTGACAAGCGCGGAGCCACCGCCGCGCTTGAGGACGTCCGCGCCCTGGCCGAACGCCTCGACGGCGACGCGACCGCGGACACCTGGTTCGGCTATCCCGAGCAGAAGCACCTCGTCCATCTGTCCCAGGCGTACACCCTGCTCGGCAACACGACGGCCGCCTACCAGGCTCAGGATCAGGCCCTCGCCCTGACCGACTCGCCCTCGGTGATGACCCGCGCGCTGTTGGCCATGGACACCGCCGCCTGCCTGCGCGCCGACGGAGACCCCAGCGCCGCGGCCGAGATGGCGGCCAGGATCTTCGGCCAGCTCCCCGGCCCCTACCGCGAAGGACTCATCCGCACCAGAGCCACCACCCTCCACCGCACGCTCACCGGTCGCCCCCAAGACCTCCTCGGCCAAGCCCTGGCCTGA
- a CDS encoding NAD-dependent epimerase/dehydratase family protein, translating to MNLLITGGAGFIGSALTQALRAAGHAVTPLDNLSVASRRRRPTDLQVRDVRSLTAQDLDNVDTVVHLAALKSVPESFEIGGFEHNVAVDRHILHTFAASTARRLLLASSCEVYGQQSGPLAETAPYAPRSPYAAGKVATEQLVGVYRSLLDDDRQIGVVRFFNTFGAHEDPDAVVPAFLSAVAEGRPLTIDGDGTQARDMTYIDDSVTMLTRILDAPELLPVVNCGSGTAVPVLDLARAVIRAAGSGAITHTAPRVNEIDSFTADLSLFTRVYGAVDRIPLDEALSVSLRNGARTLTPA from the coding sequence TTGAACCTCCTGATCACCGGCGGCGCCGGCTTCATCGGCTCTGCCCTCACCCAGGCCCTGCGCGCCGCCGGGCACGCGGTGACCCCGCTGGACAACCTGTCGGTCGCCTCCCGGCGCCGACGCCCGACGGACCTCCAGGTCCGCGACGTCCGGTCGCTGACCGCACAGGACCTGGACAACGTGGACACCGTCGTGCACCTGGCCGCCCTCAAGTCCGTCCCCGAGAGCTTCGAGATCGGCGGGTTCGAGCACAACGTGGCCGTCGACCGCCACATCCTGCACACCTTCGCCGCCTCGACCGCACGGCGGCTGCTCCTCGCCTCCTCGTGCGAGGTCTACGGCCAGCAGTCCGGCCCGCTCGCCGAGACCGCGCCGTACGCTCCCCGTTCCCCGTACGCGGCGGGCAAGGTCGCCACCGAGCAACTGGTCGGCGTCTACCGGTCTCTCCTCGACGACGACCGCCAGATCGGAGTCGTCCGGTTCTTCAACACCTTCGGCGCGCACGAGGACCCCGACGCCGTCGTCCCCGCCTTCCTCTCCGCCGTCGCCGAGGGCAGGCCGCTGACGATCGACGGCGACGGCACGCAGGCCCGCGACATGACGTATATCGACGACTCCGTCACCATGCTCACCCGCATCCTGGACGCCCCCGAGCTGCTGCCCGTCGTCAACTGCGGCTCCGGCACCGCGGTTCCCGTCCTCGACCTGGCCCGCGCCGTCATCCGCGCCGCCGGCTCCGGCGCCATCACCCACACCGCGCCGCGCGTGAACGAGATCGACTCGTTCACCGCCGACCTCAGCCTGTTCACGCGCGTGTACGGCGCCGTCGACCGCATCCCCCTGGACGAGGCCCTGTCTGTGAGCCTCCGGAACGGCGCGCGCACCCTGACCCCGGCCTGA
- a CDS encoding UDP-N-acetylglucosamine 1-carboxyvinyltransferase, whose translation MNAQTLLSPLTDTRAIRVTGGHRLEGTIAVQGSKNVALHLYAAAVLADEPLTLTGTPLILDTQVCAKILSSTGTTVTISGDRFEVTPATAWQPVIPDELGRRIRTTAVMAAGLLARAGQARFPLPGGDAFCHRRIDRHLAAMEAAGASLDVTDTHVDARFTSGGPAPFTTNVMTKGWGPSLGATVTAMLLAARARGTSTIVNPNSEPEVRATAALLEAGGVGIDWEGAALHVSGTDRITGGTVPVPPDRLEAATLALAAAITGGTVRLDNVPTATFPAALVTMLADAGIELVPEDGGTLARCPAGPRPVQMATVSATCTDVQPQLTALLTQAPGTSRIEERIYTARATHVEPLRSFGAAVTTDGPNITVHGPSRLTAAHVAGDDIRAVAALVIAALVAEGTSTVQGVYHLDRGYGSLLPKLAALGATVEVVQG comes from the coding sequence GTGAACGCTCAGACTCTGCTGTCGCCACTCACCGACACCCGCGCCATCCGCGTCACCGGCGGCCACCGCCTGGAGGGCACCATCGCGGTACAGGGCAGCAAGAACGTGGCCCTGCACCTGTACGCGGCCGCCGTGCTCGCCGACGAGCCGCTGACCCTGACCGGGACCCCACTCATCCTGGACACCCAGGTCTGCGCGAAGATCCTCAGCAGCACGGGCACCACCGTCACGATCAGCGGCGACCGCTTCGAGGTCACGCCGGCCACCGCCTGGCAGCCAGTCATCCCGGACGAGCTCGGCAGGCGCATCCGCACGACCGCCGTCATGGCGGCCGGGCTGCTCGCCCGCGCGGGGCAAGCCCGGTTCCCTCTGCCGGGAGGCGACGCGTTCTGCCACCGCCGGATTGACCGGCACCTGGCCGCCATGGAGGCCGCCGGTGCCAGCCTCGACGTCACCGACACCCACGTCGATGCCCGCTTCACCAGCGGGGGCCCGGCGCCGTTCACCACCAACGTGATGACGAAAGGCTGGGGGCCGAGCCTGGGGGCCACGGTCACCGCGATGCTGCTGGCCGCCCGCGCCCGCGGTACGTCCACCATCGTCAACCCGAACTCGGAGCCCGAAGTCCGTGCGACCGCTGCCCTGCTCGAAGCGGGCGGGGTCGGCATCGACTGGGAGGGCGCCGCCCTGCACGTCTCCGGCACCGACCGCATCACCGGCGGGACCGTTCCCGTGCCGCCGGACCGCCTGGAGGCCGCGACACTGGCCCTGGCCGCCGCCATCACCGGCGGGACCGTCCGCCTCGACAACGTGCCCACCGCGACGTTTCCCGCTGCCCTCGTGACCATGCTCGCCGATGCCGGAATCGAGCTGGTCCCGGAGGACGGTGGCACGCTCGCCCGCTGCCCCGCCGGCCCCAGGCCTGTGCAGATGGCCACCGTCTCCGCAACGTGTACGGACGTTCAGCCCCAGCTGACCGCACTGCTCACGCAGGCCCCGGGCACCTCCCGCATCGAGGAGCGGATCTACACCGCGCGAGCCACCCACGTGGAGCCGCTGCGCAGCTTCGGCGCTGCGGTGACCACTGATGGCCCGAATATCACCGTGCACGGGCCGTCCCGGCTCACTGCGGCTCACGTCGCCGGTGACGACATCCGGGCCGTCGCCGCGCTGGTGATCGCGGCGCTGGTGGCGGAGGGGACGTCGACTGTCCAGGGCGTCTACCACCTGGACCGCGGGTACGGCAGCCTGCTGCCCAAGCTTGCGGCGCTCGGTGCCACGGTGGAGGTCGTACAGGGATAG
- a CDS encoding AAA family ATPase translates to MAARDLEGSPDTAVRLRAITSELSARFYERDEVVRTLIVTMLAGQHSLLLGPPGTAKSELARELTSRIEDASLWEILLSKFTSPTRMFGPIDIAALSRGEYRQVYDGRATTAHVAFIDEIFKCSTAALNETLGYLNERLYHPENGGAPIHCPLISAVTASNELPSGEDSAAIYDRLLVRLEVDYLADPSNFAALIRSAVVAPHPPTRTTITLAELQAAVSTVVPAVDVPAVIVDALCTLRAALRRRELISSDRRWRVSVRLLQASAFLDGRTEVSENDLTVLTHVLWDSPAQRPTVEREVLQMVNPGAREALDLADAIEELAADLDAKAGQARDTVSDWAIREANPKLARAAKKLNKLRTDASTTGRSTSAIDRVISRQKAVHARILTEALGVDASMVQA, encoded by the coding sequence ATGGCAGCACGTGATCTCGAGGGCTCGCCTGACACCGCAGTCCGGTTGCGGGCGATCACTTCCGAGCTGTCCGCCCGGTTCTACGAGCGGGACGAGGTCGTACGGACCCTGATCGTCACGATGCTCGCCGGCCAGCACTCGCTGCTCCTCGGCCCGCCCGGGACGGCCAAGTCCGAGCTCGCCCGGGAGCTGACGAGCCGCATCGAGGACGCCAGTCTCTGGGAGATCCTCCTCAGCAAGTTCACCAGCCCGACCAGGATGTTCGGCCCGATCGACATCGCGGCGCTCAGCCGGGGCGAGTACCGCCAGGTGTACGACGGCCGTGCCACCACCGCTCACGTTGCCTTCATCGACGAGATCTTCAAGTGCAGCACCGCCGCGCTCAACGAGACCCTCGGCTACCTCAACGAGAGGCTCTACCACCCCGAGAACGGTGGCGCCCCGATCCACTGCCCGCTGATCAGCGCCGTCACGGCGTCGAACGAGCTGCCCTCGGGCGAGGACTCCGCCGCGATCTACGACCGCCTCCTGGTCCGCCTGGAGGTCGACTACCTTGCCGATCCCTCGAACTTCGCGGCCCTGATCCGGTCTGCCGTCGTAGCACCCCACCCCCCGACCCGTACCACCATCACCCTGGCGGAGCTCCAGGCCGCGGTGTCCACCGTCGTACCCGCGGTGGACGTTCCGGCCGTGATCGTGGACGCCCTGTGCACCCTGCGCGCCGCGCTGCGCCGGCGCGAGCTGATCTCGTCCGACCGGCGCTGGCGGGTGTCCGTCCGGCTGCTCCAGGCCTCCGCGTTCCTGGACGGGCGGACGGAGGTGAGCGAGAACGACCTCACGGTGCTCACCCATGTCCTGTGGGACTCGCCTGCTCAACGCCCGACCGTCGAGCGGGAGGTGCTCCAGATGGTCAACCCCGGGGCCAGGGAGGCGCTCGATCTCGCCGACGCGATCGAGGAACTGGCGGCCGATCTCGACGCCAAGGCCGGCCAGGCCCGCGACACGGTGTCGGACTGGGCCATCAGGGAGGCGAACCCCAAGCTCGCCCGGGCCGCCAAGAAGCTCAACAAGCTTCGTACGGACGCCTCGACGACCGGCCGCTCCACCAGCGCCATCGACCGCGTCATCTCCCGTCAGAAGGCCGTCCACGCCCGCATTCTGACCGAGGCCCTCGGCGTCGACGCCTCCATGGTCCAGGCCTGA
- a CDS encoding VWA domain-containing protein yields MGKKINKLKDLAVRAGRWLGLASTPPDPKATAVVTADRFDGMTWQETLGQATALQDLAEELNERHDHTEDLLRDVFLAAFKASPHLRERGEMDPSRLVNHQVVTAMASSPEYEELHRETVGDPYAAAMAVLAQGAALRRLLEETRDAQEESRRARESQDEAADAARAVAAAMEAAAEREGEDGVVPGDAAAAVDEAIAEAEAAEQEAQQAAGAAAQALAAVTPTIRTAVRRAMAQASEAAREEAGLMRAWGLDAGQLERMSFEERARLAERLRTGRLGEFAGLIGRFRMMAFGERARRVENTPGELVGITLGDDLSRIVPSELANLGVPAMRAVFAAKYADASLMLYDSQGEQAIGQGAIIACVDTSYSMSFPHGDRPSGITAEAWAKACALALLDQARQSKRDFVGILFSSASEISVHPFPASAQAAIGDVIDFAETFFGGGTDFEAPLSAAVEVLEAEFNAAGRPKGDIVLITDGECEVSEEWAHYWHEVKRQLDFRTFGIAIGNGGSTASGSVLDALCDNLRSLDDLADPRAVSDLFRLI; encoded by the coding sequence GTGGGAAAGAAGATCAACAAGCTCAAGGACCTTGCCGTGCGGGCCGGCCGGTGGCTGGGCCTCGCGAGCACACCGCCGGACCCAAAAGCCACCGCGGTCGTGACCGCGGACCGGTTCGACGGCATGACCTGGCAGGAGACCCTGGGGCAGGCCACCGCCCTCCAGGACCTGGCCGAGGAGCTGAACGAGCGCCACGATCACACGGAGGACCTGCTGCGCGACGTGTTCCTCGCGGCGTTCAAGGCGAGCCCGCACCTTCGCGAGCGCGGCGAGATGGACCCGTCCCGGCTGGTCAACCACCAGGTGGTGACGGCGATGGCCAGCAGCCCGGAGTACGAAGAATTGCACCGCGAGACAGTGGGAGACCCCTACGCCGCTGCCATGGCCGTCCTCGCCCAGGGCGCGGCCCTGCGGCGGCTGCTCGAGGAGACCCGCGACGCCCAGGAGGAGAGCCGCCGGGCCCGCGAATCGCAGGATGAGGCAGCTGACGCCGCCCGCGCCGTCGCGGCCGCCATGGAGGCGGCCGCGGAGCGCGAGGGTGAAGACGGAGTTGTGCCCGGTGACGCGGCAGCAGCAGTGGATGAGGCCATCGCGGAGGCGGAAGCCGCGGAACAGGAAGCGCAGCAGGCCGCCGGGGCGGCCGCGCAGGCCCTGGCCGCCGTGACCCCCACCATCCGTACGGCGGTCCGTCGCGCGATGGCCCAGGCCTCGGAGGCCGCCAGGGAGGAGGCCGGCCTGATGCGCGCCTGGGGGCTGGACGCGGGCCAGCTGGAGCGGATGTCGTTCGAGGAACGCGCCCGGCTCGCGGAACGGCTGCGCACGGGCCGGCTCGGGGAGTTCGCCGGTCTCATCGGCCGGTTCCGGATGATGGCCTTCGGGGAGCGCGCCCGCCGGGTGGAGAACACCCCCGGCGAGCTGGTCGGGATCACCCTCGGCGACGACCTCTCCCGCATCGTCCCCTCCGAGCTCGCCAACCTCGGCGTCCCCGCGATGCGCGCCGTCTTCGCCGCCAAGTACGCCGACGCCAGCCTCATGCTCTACGACAGCCAGGGCGAACAGGCCATCGGCCAGGGCGCGATCATCGCCTGCGTCGACACCTCGTACTCCATGTCCTTCCCCCATGGCGACCGCCCCTCCGGCATCACCGCCGAGGCGTGGGCCAAGGCGTGCGCCCTGGCGCTCCTGGACCAGGCCCGGCAGTCCAAGCGCGACTTCGTCGGGATCCTCTTCAGCTCTGCGAGCGAGATCAGCGTCCACCCCTTCCCCGCCTCGGCACAGGCCGCGATCGGCGACGTCATCGACTTCGCCGAGACGTTCTTCGGCGGCGGCACCGACTTCGAGGCCCCCCTCAGCGCCGCCGTCGAGGTGCTGGAGGCGGAGTTCAACGCCGCCGGCAGGCCCAAGGGCGACATCGTGCTGATCACCGACGGGGAGTGCGAGGTCAGCGAGGAATGGGCGCACTACTGGCACGAGGTCAAGCGGCAGCTGGACTTCCGCACCTTCGGCATCGCCATCGGCAACGGCGGATCGACCGCGTCCGGCTCCGTGCTGGACGCGCTGTGCGACAACCTTCGGAGCCTCGACGACCTCGCGGACCCGCGGGCCGTTTCGGACCTCTTCCGCCTGATCTGA